In the Nitrospirota bacterium genome, one interval contains:
- a CDS encoding phasin family protein, with protein MSLSDIFQKTFMAGLGMQEKFKEFVDELIDKGELSEAQGKKLFDEWSIKAGKTKEDFEKNITDLINKSLDTVNIPKKSEVEELNKKLQALSKKVDKLERSLDKN; from the coding sequence ATGTCATTATCAGATATCTTTCAAAAGACGTTCATGGCAGGGCTTGGGATGCAGGAGAAGTTCAAGGAGTTTGTAGACGAGCTTATCGATAAAGGCGAGCTCAGCGAGGCGCAGGGCAAGAAGCTCTTTGACGAATGGTCTATAAAGGCCGGCAAGACCAAAGAAGACTTTGAAAAGAACATAACCGACCTTATTAATAAATCACTCGATACGGTCAACATACCTAAGAAATCGGAAGTCGAGGAACTTAATAAAAAGCTCCAGGCTCTTTCAAAGAAAGTTGACAAACTCGAAAGATCGCTCGACAAAAACTGA